In Streptomyces nojiriensis, the sequence CGCCCGCGCCCTGCTGGTGCCCGAGGCCACGATGGCCCAGCGGATCAGCCGGGCGAAACGGCGCATCAAGGCCTCCGAGACCCCGTTCGGCATCAGGACCGACGGCACCCATGGCACCCACGGCACCCACGGCACCGGCCCGGAAGCGGCCGAGGAGCATGCCGCACGGCTCGCCGACGTGCTCCATGTGCTCTACCTGATCTTCAACGAGGGCTACACCGCCACCTCCGGCCGCGATCTGCAGCGCGCCGACCTGGCCGCCGAGGCGATCCGCCTCACCCGCGCCGTCCACGCGCAGCTCCCGGCCGACGGCGAGGTGTCCGGCCTGCTGGCCCTGATGCTGCTCACCGACGCCCGCCGCAGTGCCCGCACCACCCCCGACGGCGACCTGGTGCCCCTCGCCGAGCAGGACCGCACGCGCTGGGACCGCGCCGCCGTCACCGAAGGTCGCCCTGGTCAGCGACGCCCTCACCCGCGCGCCGCTGGGCCCGTACCAGCTGCGAGCCGCGATCGCGGCCGTGCACGACGAGGCGGCGAGCGACGAGGACACCGACTGGGCGGAGATCCTCGCCCTGTACGAGGTACTGGTGCGCATGGTCCCCGGCCCCGTGGAGCGCCTGGGCCACGCGGTCGCGGTGGCCATGGTCCACGGGCCCCGGCGGGCCCTGGACCTGCTCGCGGACCTGGACGCGGACGAGCGTCTGGCCGGCCACCACCGCCTCGAAGCCGTACGGGCCCACCTGCTGGAGATGGCGGGCGAGCGGGCGGCGGCGCGGGCCGCATATGCGAAGGCCGCCGGCCTCACGCTCAGCGTTCCGGAGCGCCGCTACCTCCTGTTCCGGGCCGCCCGGCTCGCGGAGTGAGCGGGCAGGGCCCCGCTCGGGCGTCCGCATGACGGACACGGTCCACCGTTGTCAGAGGCGCCGCCTACTCTTGATCACGTGAGCCCGACCTCTGACGACCACCGCGCCCCCGAACGTTCCCTCGCCGAGATCAACGCCGACATCCGCTGCCTCTTCGCACGCGCCGAGGGCCGCCTCTCCGACGCGGAGCGGATCCGCCACGCCGCACTGCTGGGCGAGTGGGCCTCGGCGATACGCGCGTCGGTGGTCCCGGCCGCGTAGCGGTCCCGCCCCGGCCGGCCCCGCACCCGCACGGCCGGGCCGCACCGGTCGTATCGGACCGGTCGTGTCGGACCGATGACTCCGGCGCCCGGCGGCGGTCTTCCCTACGAGCATCCGCACGTACGAGAAGGTGGACCATGAGCGACCTGCGCAGTCTCCTGGAGACCCACGTCGGTGACGGATCACTCCCCGGCGCGGTGGCCCTGGTGGCACACGGCGACGACATCGAGGTCGCGGCCGTCGGCTCCGTCGACACGTCCGGCACCGCACCCATGGCCCGCGACTCCCTCTTCCGGATCGCCTCGGTCACCAAGCCCGTGACCGCCGCGGCCACCATGATGCTGGTCGAGGACGGACTGCTGGCCCTCGACGTCCCCGTGGCCCGCTGGCTACCGGAACTCGCCGCGCCGACGGTGGTCCGTACCCCGTCCGCACCGCTCCACGACGTGGTGCCCGCCGACCGTCCGATCACCGTCGCCGACCTCCTCACCTTCCGCGCAGGCTACGGCTTCCCCGCCGACTTCTCGCTGCCCGCCGTCGCCCCGCTGTTCGGCGCGCTGAAGCAGGGGCCGCCCAGGCCGCAGGAGGTGCCGGAGCCCGACGTGTGGATGGCGGCCCTGGGGCGGATCCCGCTCCTCCACCAGCCCGGCGAGGCATGGCTCTACAACACCTGCTCCGACATCCTCGGGGTGCTGATCGCCCGAGCGACCGGACAGCCCTTCCAGGACGTGCTCGCCGAGCGCGTCTTCGAACCGCTCGGCATGCGGGACACCGCGTTCGCGGTACCGCCGGGGCAGCTCCACCGGTTCACCGGCTACTACCGCGCCGACCCCGACGGCGGAGCCCTGGAGCTCGTGGACGCGCCCGCCGGCGAGTGGAGCACCCTCCCGGCCTTCCCGTCCGGCGCGGGCGGCCTGGTCTCCACCGTCGACGACCTGTACGCCTTCGGCCGGATGATGCTCGCCGGAGGGACGTACGGCGGTGGCCGACGACTGCTCTCGGCGGACTCGGTACGGCAGATGACCACCGACCACCTCACCGCGCCCCAGCGCGCGGCGGGCGCCCTGTTCCTGGAGGGCCAGGGCTGGGGCTTCGGCGGCTCGGTCGACGTGGCCCGCCTCGACCCGTGGAACGTACCGGGCCGGTACGGCTGGATCGGCGGCACCGGCACCGCCGCCCACATCGTCCCCGCCACCGGGGCGGTCACCCTGCTCCTCACCCAGCGGGAGCTGGCCGGCCCGGCCGCGCCCGAGGTGATGCGGGAGTTCTGGACCTACGCCGCCGCGCGCCCCTGACCGCCCGCCGTTCCCCGGCTTCCCCCGACCGGCCCGACCGCCCTCGCCGCCCCGGCCGCCCCGCCGCCCCTACGTCCGCCGGCCGGTGGCGTGCGCCGCCCGTTCCCGCAGCCGGCGCTTGTCCGGCTTGCCCCGCGCCGTCAGCGGGATCGCCCGTTCCCAGAACACCGCGGTGGGCCGGTGCGCCGGGGCCAGCTCCTTCTCCACCAGCTCACAGGCCTCGGCGGCGAGACCGGGGCCGGGCTCGTACCCCGCCGCGGGTACCAGGAAGGCGCACACCTCCTCGCCGGTGAGGTCGCTGTGCCGCCCCACCACCACGGCCCGGGCGACCGCGGGATGCCGGGCGAGCGCGGCCTCGACCGGCACGCAGTACACGTTGTCCCCGTGGACCATCACCACGTCGTGGATCCGGTCGTCCAGGTACAGGTAGCCGTCCGCCCCGAAGTGCCCGAGGTCCCCCGTCCGCAGCCATCCGTCCCGCAGCACCCCGGCCGTCAGCCCCGGCTGCCCCCAGTAGCCGGTCATCATCGCCCCCGACCGCATCCACACCTCGCCCGTGCGGCCGGCCGCCACCGCCGTGCCCCGCCCGTCGCGCACCTCCACCTCCACCCCCGCGACGGGCCGTCCCACCGACGCCAGCAGCTCCGGCCGCCCGCCCACCGCCGCCTCGTGATCGGCGGGGGAGAGCCGGCAGATCACCGCCGCCTCGTTCGTGCCGTATCCCTGCCGCCAGCGGCCGCCCCAGCGGGTCACCGCCTCGCGCAGCCGCTCGGGGTGGACGGGAGAATCGCCGTAGGAGACCGCCTCCAGCCCCGGGACACCGTGGGCGGTCGCCGGGTCGTCCAGCAGCCGGTACACCATCGAGGTGGTCAGGTACGTGGACACCGGCGCCAGGCGCCGGCAGGCCGCCGCGAACCCCGCGGGCGTGAACGGCTCGAGGATCTCCACCCGGCCCCCGGCCCGCCACTGCTCCAGGCACCGCCCGCCCGACCGCTGCGCCAGCGAGGTCACCGACAGGTACACCGAATCCGCCCAGGCCGCCGGCCGTACGGCGTTCCGCGCGGCCATCGCCCCGAAGGTGGAGGCCACGCCCTTGGGCCGCCCCGTGGTCCCGCCCGTGTACGTCACCCGCGCCACGTCGTCCTCCCGCGCCCGCACCGCCACCGCGCCGGGCTCGCACCGGCCGGCCCGGCGGAGCAGCTCGGCCAGGCCGAGCCGGGGCGCTCCGGTACCGGGCACCGGCACATCGTGCACGACCAGGTCCGGCCGGCAGTCCCGCAGGACGAAGTCGAGCCCGTACAGGGCGGGCCCGGCGAGGACCTGGGTCAGCCGGGCGCCCAGCAGATGCGCGGCGATCCGTACCAGCAGCACCTCCGGCCGGTTCGAACCCGTGACGCAGGCCAGTCCCGAGCCGCGCCCGATCCCAGCCCCGGAGAGCGCCCCGGCCAGTCGGCAGGCCCCGTCGAGCACCTCCCGGAAGCCGAGGACGGCCGGACCGGCGCCGAGCGCCGGCTGCCCGGCGAACCGCTCCAACGCCCCTACCAGCGACGTGACATACCGCGCGGCCACCATGGGGGACTGCCTCTCCGCGCCGCTCCGGGACACCGGCATCATGGACGCCATGACGAACGATTCCCGTGCTCGTTCCTTCAGCTCCGCGGCCGCACGCTACGCCGCCCATCGCCCCGCGTACCCGCCCGCGCTCTTCGACACGCTGGCGGAGATGGCCGGCTTTCCGCTGGCCGGAGCAAGGGTCGCCGACGTCGGGGCGGGGACGGGGATCGCCACCGCCCTCCTGGAGGCCCGCGGGGCCCTGGTGGTCGGGGTGGAGCCGGGTGAGGGCATGGCGCAGGAGTTCCGCCGCCGCAACCCCGGCACGCCGCTGGTCCGCGCGGACGGCAACCGGCTGCCGCTGGCCTCGGGGTGCCTGGATCTGCTGACGTACGCGCAGTCCTGGCACTGGACGGACCCGGCGCACGCGGTCCCCGAAGCCCTGCGCGTCCTGCGCCCCGGCGGGGCCCTGGCGGTGTGGCAGAACGACCCGGACACCGGGGTCGGCTGGATCGCCGATCAGCAGAACCGGATCGAGGAGCGGTTCGGCCCGGGCTGGTACATCAACGAGCGCGCCCTCTCCCAGGAGGGGCTGCGCTTCACCGACCGCCGACTGGCGTGGTCGCGGCGCGTCCCGGTCGACACGCATCTGGCCAAGCTGTCCACCCACTCCCTGTTCCTCATCGGCGAGCCCGGCACGGATGCCTTCCTGGAGGACGAACGCGCCCTCCTGATGGAGCGCTTCCCGGACGGATGGGTGGAGGAGCACTACGTCGTCGAGCTGAGCGTGGCCGTCCGGGGGCGTGAGACGCGGTAGGGGCCGTTCGGGTGAAGCGTCGCAACCTGTGTCCTCCCGAGCCGTTGATCAAGGTGCTTGTCACCGTGCACTCGTGCGACAGAAGGACCACTGATGATCAAGAAGTTCATGGCCACCGCCGCCGTCACCGCGTCGATCGTCGGCGCGGGCGCGGCCATGGCCGCCCCGGCCATGGCCATCGGCAACGACAACGGGGTCAACACCGTCCAGGGCAACGGCGCCGCGCAGATCTACGGCAACCAGGAGACCCGTGGTGACCTGAGCCCGCAGCTCGGCGCCGTCCAGGGCACCCTGAACAAGCCCTGCATCGGCCTGCCCGTCAAGGTCAACGCCCAGTCCCTGATCGCGCTCCTCGCCAACGTCGGTGTCCAGGACGTCAACGTCCTGTCCAACCCGCAGAACCAGCAGTGCACCGAGAACTCCACCCAGGCCAAGGGCGACGAGCCGCTCTCGCACATCCTGGACAACATCCCGGTCCTCTCGGGCAACGTCTCGGCCAACAGCTGACACAGTCCCCTTGTGCGAGCCGGGGCCTCCGACGCCTGCGCGAGTGCCCACGGGGCCCCGGCTTGGTCCACCCGGATCCACGGTTCCCCGGATCCGCCTCCTCCACCGGCGCGCGGCGGCCGACCGGCCGCCGGGATTGGGCACCGAACCGTACGCCGCAGAGCCTCCCGCCCGACCGGGCCGGAGGCTCTGTGCATGTCCCTGCAGCCTTTGTCAAGACACGAATGCCCGCGACGTGACGGGCGGTGTTTCGATCATGCCCACTGGAATCTCCCGCTTCACCCGGACGGTGTGAGGCACAGCAGGTCCAGGAGGCGAGTGGCGATGAACCCGGAAGGCGCGGAGACGAACCGCTGGGCGGCCGTCGGGCACGTGGACGGAGACGAAATGATCTTCGCGGCGATCGCGGCGGACGTACGGGCGGCGATCGAGGCGCTGCGCGCGAGCCGGCTGGACGCGGCGGCGGACCACGTGGAGCGTGCGGCCGGTCTCTTCGACCGGGCCACGGTGCTGTTCCGGACGGTGGCCACCCCGCGACCCGGACACGCCGTCCGGTCGGAGGAGTATGAGCGCTTCGAGAACCTGTGCGGTCTGCCGACCGCCCCGGGCGACGCCCACGACACGGTGGTCCGGGCCTATCTCGACCTGCGCCGCTCGGCCCGGTTCGGCGAGGCCGAGTGGAACCGCTTCCGCAGCGCGCTCGCCGGTCTGGAGGAGCAGCACCAGCGCTGGAAGTCCGAGTGCCTGGCGCAGCCGGCCCTGCCGGCGGCCCGGTGAGCGCAGCGGCGCCGGCGAGCTCGTCCGAGGACGGGTCAGAAGGGGCGCGTGGGAAGGTACTTGCCGTCCAGCGTGATGACGGCGCGCTCACCGCCCTCGGGGTCGGCGACCTTCCTGACGTCCAGCTTGAAGTTGATCGCGCTGATGATGCCGTCCCCGAACTGCTCGTGGACCAGTGCCTTCAGCGTGGTCCCGTAGACCTGCAGCATCTCGTGGAAGCGGTAGATCGTCGGATCGGCCGGGATGCCGCCGGGGACGGAACCGCGGGTCGGGATCGTCTGCAGGAGCCGCACCGCGTCCTCGTCCAGGCCCAGCAGGCCGGCCACCGCCTTCGCGGCGGACTCGGGCAGGGCGTGCTGGCCCAGCAGGGCGGCGGTGACGAAGGCGACCGACAGGCCGGCCGCGTCGGCGAGCTGCTGCCAGGACAGGTCTCTCCGGGTCTTCGCGTCGACGACGGCGACGGCCAGGGCCTGGCGGGCGGTGGGGTCGAACTGGGCGTGCTGCATCAAGGTGTCCTTCGGTGAGGGGATGAGGGGATGAGCGGGACGAGGGGTGGAGGATGGGGCGGCAGGGCGCGCGGGATCAGCCGGCCGGTGCGGGGCCGACGTCCGTGACACCGCCGGAGCGGATGTCGTAGACCCAGCCGTGCAGCGTCAGGGTCCCCGCGGCCCGCGCGCGGGCGACCGAGGGGTGGGTGGCCAGGTTCGCGAGCTGGGCGCGCACGTTCTCGCGGACCAGGGCGGACAGCCGGCCGGGACCGGTGACGCCCGCCGTACGGGCCACCGAGGCGTCCGCATGCCGCAGCCACCCCGCGACGGAGGCGGCGGCGCTCAGGTCGGCGCCCTCGGCCAGGGCGGTCATCGCCCCGCAGGCGGAGTGCCCGCACACGACGATGCCGGTGACGCCGAGGACGGCGACGGCGTACTCGATGCTGGCCGCCACCCCGTCCGCGCCCGGTGCGTGGGCGGGGACGAGATTTCCGGCGGTACGGACGACGAACAACTCGCCCGGCTCGCTCTGGGTGATCAGTTCCGGCACCACGCGGGCGTCCGAGCAGCCGATGAACAGGGTCGTCGGCCGGTGCACCTCGGCCAGGCGGGCGAAGAGGTCCGCCTTGGCCGGAAACACCTCGCGCCGGAAACGCGCGACGCCGTCCGCGAGGTCGTGCGGGGCGGGCCCGGCCTGCGTGGTGTGGGTGGTCTGCATGGTCACTCCCTGCGGTGGGATGCGCCCCCTTTGGGGCTTGACGTGTTCCACCATGCATGACCTGCGTCTATTGTGTCCAAGACGCAATATCCATGTCTGTCATCGATGCCATCTATAGTCGTTCCATGGCACTGGAACTGCGTCACCTGCGCTATTTGATCGCCGTCGCCGAACACGGCAGCTTCACCCGCGCCGCGGAAGAGCTGCGGATCTCCCAGCCGACCCTGTCCCAGCAGGTGAAGCAGCTCGAACGCACCGTCGGCGTGCAGCTGTTGGACCGTACCGGGCGCGCCGTGCGGCTCACCGACGCCGGCGCGACGTACGTCCACTACGCGCGCGGCGCCCTACGGGACCTCGCCGCGGCCGAGCGCGCCGTCCTGGACCTGGCCGACCTCTCCCGCGGCCACCTGCGCCTCGCACTGACCCCCACCTTCACCGCGTACCTCGTCGGCCCGCTCGTCGCCGGTCTCCACACCGCGCACCCCGGCATCACCCTGGAGATCCGGGAAATGCCCCAGGACCGGATCGAAGCCGGGCTGCTCGCCGACGAACACGAGCTCGGCCTCGCCTTCGAGGGGCCGCATCTGCCCGGGATCGCCGCGACCCCGCTGTTCACGGAGACCCTCGGTCTGGTCACCGCCGCCGGCGCGGATTCCGGCCCGCTGACCGTACGCGACCTCGCGACGCACCGACTGGCGCTGCTCAGCGGGGACTTCGCCACCCGCGAGCACGTCGACGCCTACCTCGCCGGCCATGGAGTTCGGCCGCACATCGCGGTCGAGGCGAACTCCGTGCAGGCCCTCACCGAGATCGTCCGGCGCACCACGCTGGCCACCGTCCTGCCCGACGCCGTCACCCACGACCACCCGTACCTGCGCCCCGTACCGCTCGAGCCCGCCCTGCCGTCCCGAACGGTGACCCTGCTGCGCCGGGAGAGCGCGTACGAGAGCGCCGCGGCCCGCGCCTTCACCGAGCTCACCGCGGCACTGGTCCGGGAACGCGGCTACCGCCCCCCGCCGTGCGCGCACGCGCAGCGGGAGGCGGCCGGGAGCGGGGCGGATCACTTGCCGGGGCACTCCTTCCAGGCCAGGTGATAGATGGTGTTGATGCTGCCGTCGGTGGAGTCCATCGTCATGTAGCTGGTCGACGAGGGGGACGAGGTGCCTCTGGTCACGCGCAGCTCGGTGTTGATGTTGAAGTTCCGCTGCACCCCGCACGGCGCCCAGACCAGTTGGGCCCAGTCGGTCACGTCGGTGGCCTGCCAGTTGTCCTCCTGGGGGCCGCTGAAGTTGTGGGTGCGCGCGGCGGTGTCCGGTGAGCCCTGGAAGTAGTACGAGGCCTTCTCGGTGGCCTTGGCGCCCGGCGCGAGCGAGGCGTAGCCGCGGTAGTCGGCACTGGCGACCGCGTAGGTGAAGCCCTGGGGCACGTGCACGATCAGGCTGAGCTGGCAGTTCTTGCGCGCCGCGGTGGGCGGGGCGCCGCCTCCGACCTGGGCCAGGTACTGGCTGTAGGTCACGGTGAAGGCGGTGTTGTCCTGGGACACGGCGACCTGCGCGGTGTCCTTGGGGCACCCGGATCCGTTGACCGTGGCGACTTCGATCACGATGCGGTCGGGCGGCGGGTTCACGATCGTGGAGGGGGTGGCGTGCGTGGGCAGGGTGGCGGTGAGCAGGGCGCCGATCGCGCCGCTCACGAGGAATCCGCCGGACATGTTTCTCCGATCCACTGCTTTCGGTACCGGGCGGCGCGCAGGCGGGCATGCCTGCGTGCCGGTGGGTGGGGGTGCGGCCGGCCAGAGCGGGGCCGGGTCGTCACAGACCGGTGTGCAGGGTGGAACGGGGGCAGGCCCAGGAAGGGGAATCTGGGCATGTCCCTGACAATTCCCGGTCGGTGAAGACCGGGTGCCCGAATCGTAGGAACCCCGGGCGGCCCGGACCAGGGCGATGTCCGGCCAATCGCGTGGCCCGGACCGGACCGGCCGGATCCGGACGACCGGCCGGAGACCGGAGAGCGGAATCAGGCCGCGGCCGGCCCGGCCAGCCGCTCGACGCGCGCCACGAACTCCGCGGGATGGAACGGCTTCGCCAGACAGTCGCTCACCCCGGCCTCCAGCGCGCGCACCGTGCACTCCGGATCCGCCGGCGGCAGCGCGAGGATCGGCACCCGCCCGTGCTCGGGGTGCCGGCGGATCTCCTCGAACAGCGCCACCTCGTCCAGGCCCGGCCCGGTGCGCTCACAGATCACCAGATCGATCGGGCCGGCGCTGCCCAGCAGGGAGACGGTGTCCACCCCGGTCCCGCCGTCGACCACCGTGAACCCCCGGGCCACGAGGAGGCGCTCCAGCAGGCCCCGGAGGGTGGTCTCCTTCGCCACGAGGATGATCCTGCCCGGAGTGTCGCCGCTCATGTCGTTCCTCTTCATCCGTGTGGGGGGTCCCGCAGAGCCTACGAGGCGGGGCGTGTGCACACCCGCTCCGGGGCACCCCATCCGGTAGCTTCGGTCCATGAGCACAGAGCCGCAGAGCTTTGAGATCCTGCTGGTGCCCGGGCACATCGAG encodes:
- the cynS gene encoding cyanase codes for the protein MQHAQFDPTARQALAVAVVDAKTRRDLSWQQLADAAGLSVAFVTAALLGQHALPESAAKAVAGLLGLDEDAVRLLQTIPTRGSVPGGIPADPTIYRFHEMLQVYGTTLKALVHEQFGDGIISAINFKLDVRKVADPEGGERAVITLDGKYLPTRPF
- a CDS encoding AMP-binding protein; this translates as MASMMPVSRSGAERQSPMVAARYVTSLVGALERFAGQPALGAGPAVLGFREVLDGACRLAGALSGAGIGRGSGLACVTGSNRPEVLLVRIAAHLLGARLTQVLAGPALYGLDFVLRDCRPDLVVHDVPVPGTGAPRLGLAELLRRAGRCEPGAVAVRAREDDVARVTYTGGTTGRPKGVASTFGAMAARNAVRPAAWADSVYLSVTSLAQRSGGRCLEQWRAGGRVEILEPFTPAGFAAACRRLAPVSTYLTTSMVYRLLDDPATAHGVPGLEAVSYGDSPVHPERLREAVTRWGGRWRQGYGTNEAAVICRLSPADHEAAVGGRPELLASVGRPVAGVEVEVRDGRGTAVAAGRTGEVWMRSGAMMTGYWGQPGLTAGVLRDGWLRTGDLGHFGADGYLYLDDRIHDVVMVHGDNVYCVPVEAALARHPAVARAVVVGRHSDLTGEEVCAFLVPAAGYEPGPGLAAEACELVEKELAPAHRPTAVFWERAIPLTARGKPDKRRLRERAAHATGRRT
- a CDS encoding rodlin — its product is MIKKFMATAAVTASIVGAGAAMAAPAMAIGNDNGVNTVQGNGAAQIYGNQETRGDLSPQLGAVQGTLNKPCIGLPVKVNAQSLIALLANVGVQDVNVLSNPQNQQCTENSTQAKGDEPLSHILDNIPVLSGNVSANS
- a CDS encoding class I SAM-dependent methyltransferase, encoding MTNDSRARSFSSAAARYAAHRPAYPPALFDTLAEMAGFPLAGARVADVGAGTGIATALLEARGALVVGVEPGEGMAQEFRRRNPGTPLVRADGNRLPLASGCLDLLTYAQSWHWTDPAHAVPEALRVLRPGGALAVWQNDPDTGVGWIADQQNRIEERFGPGWYINERALSQEGLRFTDRRLAWSRRVPVDTHLAKLSTHSLFLIGEPGTDAFLEDERALLMERFPDGWVEEHYVVELSVAVRGRETR
- a CDS encoding response regulator, whose amino-acid sequence is MSGDTPGRIILVAKETTLRGLLERLLVARGFTVVDGGTGVDTVSLLGSAGPIDLVICERTGPGLDEVALFEEIRRHPEHGRVPILALPPADPECTVRALEAGVSDCLAKPFHPAEFVARVERLAGPAAA
- a CDS encoding DUF4360 domain-containing protein produces the protein MSGGFLVSGAIGALLTATLPTHATPSTIVNPPPDRIVIEVATVNGSGCPKDTAQVAVSQDNTAFTVTYSQYLAQVGGGAPPTAARKNCQLSLIVHVPQGFTYAVASADYRGYASLAPGAKATEKASYYFQGSPDTAARTHNFSGPQEDNWQATDVTDWAQLVWAPCGVQRNFNINTELRVTRGTSSPSSTSYMTMDSTDGSINTIYHLAWKECPGK
- a CDS encoding serine hydrolase domain-containing protein gives rise to the protein MSDLRSLLETHVGDGSLPGAVALVAHGDDIEVAAVGSVDTSGTAPMARDSLFRIASVTKPVTAAATMMLVEDGLLALDVPVARWLPELAAPTVVRTPSAPLHDVVPADRPITVADLLTFRAGYGFPADFSLPAVAPLFGALKQGPPRPQEVPEPDVWMAALGRIPLLHQPGEAWLYNTCSDILGVLIARATGQPFQDVLAERVFEPLGMRDTAFAVPPGQLHRFTGYYRADPDGGALELVDAPAGEWSTLPAFPSGAGGLVSTVDDLYAFGRMMLAGGTYGGGRRLLSADSVRQMTTDHLTAPQRAAGALFLEGQGWGFGGSVDVARLDPWNVPGRYGWIGGTGTAAHIVPATGAVTLLLTQRELAGPAAPEVMREFWTYAAARP
- a CDS encoding carbonic anhydrase encodes the protein MQTTHTTQAGPAPHDLADGVARFRREVFPAKADLFARLAEVHRPTTLFIGCSDARVVPELITQSEPGELFVVRTAGNLVPAHAPGADGVAASIEYAVAVLGVTGIVVCGHSACGAMTALAEGADLSAAASVAGWLRHADASVARTAGVTGPGRLSALVRENVRAQLANLATHPSVARARAAGTLTLHGWVYDIRSGGVTDVGPAPAG
- the cynR gene encoding transcriptional regulator CynR, whose translation is MALELRHLRYLIAVAEHGSFTRAAEELRISQPTLSQQVKQLERTVGVQLLDRTGRAVRLTDAGATYVHYARGALRDLAAAERAVLDLADLSRGHLRLALTPTFTAYLVGPLVAGLHTAHPGITLEIREMPQDRIEAGLLADEHELGLAFEGPHLPGIAATPLFTETLGLVTAAGADSGPLTVRDLATHRLALLSGDFATREHVDAYLAGHGVRPHIAVEANSVQALTEIVRRTTLATVLPDAVTHDHPYLRPVPLEPALPSRTVTLLRRESAYESAAARAFTELTAALVRERGYRPPPCAHAQREAAGSGADHLPGHSFQAR